AGCTGGCTAGCGTGTTAGCTTCCGCTACTAAAACAACAGTTAGCTAAACTACTGTAACTATGTGTACAACCATTTCAGTATCAACTATCTTTATTAACCATTGTAATTGTCTTATTTAACTAACTCAAGAAGCAGTAAAGTCAGCTGGCTAACGTTATCCTAAAAGTTAGCTCAGCCTACGTGTTTAGCTAACTGCTAGCCTTGGTATCGTCAACGTCAGAATACCCAACGCTAGCCAGCCAACCGCTAACGTCAAGGCAAAACAGCAATTATCACCAAATTTCTTTAGGTGTGAGCTACGTTAACGTTCCCGTTTAGTTTCTGATTTTTCCCAACTTTCTCTTCTTCAGGATATAACTTTAGTTGCCTTCGCTGGTGTATCTTGCTAACATCGATGTTAGCAATTAGCCTGTTCGTGTAAATGCTGTTCACTAGAATGGACCTGTTGAACTCTCAGTTCCTGGACAAGATGAACAATAACATCGGGAGACTGCACTACGACGGTTAGTAACATTATTTGTGTATTGTAATATGTGCCTTTTCTGTGTATACAACTTATCTGTAGAACTAACAAGATGTGGTTTCCCTAATTACCAACATCAGTCGCTCAACATGTTTTGGTTTCCGTGTGACGTCTGCTTTTACCTACACAATCACTGCAGTCAAGCACACAACTTTACTAAATTTTGATGCAAGATATGTACACGAGGTCAACTTTTAATACTGGatatattacaataacaaacatTATCTGGCCTTTTCTTAAATCCTCATATTTAGCGTGTTAGAGACTTTACACAGACCTAAGAAGTACCCACAAACATTTGTACATGGCCCAGAATAACAGCATACAGTCCAAATGTTAtttgcagtggtggatgaagtacctgaaagccatacttgagtaaaagtacagatatcttaccagaaaatgatttttcttgAAGTTGATGTAACCTTGAGTAAACATCTTTAAGCATCTGATaattactgtacttaagtatcaataataattgtattgtattaaatatatttaggtATTGAAATTAAAAGTACAAGTGAATGccgttatttttttaaagcatgcagTTAACTTATTCATAGTATACACCACCTTAACAATAAAACCTACATTATGCTcgaagaaaaacaaggtttcTTTTACTACCTAAAAAGGATTTTAGAGCCAATACTAAGCTTTAActtccctcccattccttcatttATAAATCCATCACTTCTGTCTGCCCTTCCTTCCCTGTTTTGGTGTATGTAACTAAAATGCTTGACAGAAatgtactgaagtaaaagttaAGAGGACAGTAATAAAAGAACTCCATTAAAGTGCAGAGACTCCAAAAATGCTTAAGtgctgtaacaaagtattattacattggtacattacaccactgcatTATCAATGCAGCCGGCTTAAAATGTTtacacattttgtgtttgtggtgacgCGAAAGCCCCTAGAGATATTTTGAATAAAGTAGAACAGTTTTATAAGGAAAATGACTTAACAGTAACAGTAGTTGTTTTTCTACACATACTTACCTCAGTTTTTAGgatgtgattttatttcagaAGTAAATGAGTTGTTTGTTCATTGCACAGTTGACCTTTCGAATCAAAGTTGCCTTCAGAAATCAATTCCATCTCAGTAGACTGAACAAAGTCCTTAAATATTTCCAAATTTGGGAAGTCATTGAGGTAATTTAGATCACAGTTTAGTAGTGTTCTCCTAATTTTTAGGATGGTGTGACTTAATTAAAATATGCTCAGTTTTGTGCACAGGCCAACACACTGGTTCACTGGGACTATAGATATGGTTAACCAGTAATTTcttgaatgttacagttcatGTTCAATGTGGAATTATGTACTTGTTGCTAGAATCTAAATATTATTAGATTACTGGTACTGCTGATTAATTTGATCATTTGTACTTTCCGATTTCCACAGATGAGTCCAGGACGGCCTCCCTGCCCACTGCTATGTCCAACATGACAGGGCCTCCTACACACTGCCCGAGCAAAAGGAAGTATGGGGAAGAACAAATGGACGACCGCATCAACTGTGATGATGACCACATGACCAAAATGAGCAGAATGTTTGCCACGCAGCTGTAAGtgtctttcaaaaatgaaaGCATAAATAATCATACTGTATCAACCATGGCACTGTAAGCgcatttgctttttaaattttgttacaTGCAGTTCATCATATACCTTTCTCATCATCAtactataaaaagaaaaaattagtaTGAAACCCGAACTGTTGTCTATGCAGATGTTTTGTATGGTACATCATGTGAATCCTtttccattttgtatttatgtagtTAGCcgcccttttttctctttttactctTTACTGAGAAGAAACCAAGACTCCCTCACTCAGTCTTTAAATTGCTCTGACTTAATCAGCGATGTTTCAGTCCTCAGACTTCATTGAGTAAAGTTCATTTAGAAAAATGGCACCAgagcaatgtttttatttaaatacatatgtggggaaaaattattaaaatctcCAAAATTTCTTATTGATTGAACAGGCTAAGAACAGTCAAACCATTGTTCCTTAAATAGCCCAGTTAGagattatgaaataaaattctgTACATGACCCTACAAAGACCACTTCTAGGCTGTAAAGTGTTAACATTTTAAGAGACAATTTAGATTACCAGCACAATTAAGTCAGAGGGAAGTCAGGCTTGTGATCTTTAATTCTAAAAAATtacctaacacacacacaaaaaaaactcacaaccCAAGTCTACACTATGTCATCTTTTAGACAGGAGATGCGGCAGCTGGTGTATGAATTGTCTATGAAGAGGTGAAATTGTTTGTGGGTTATGTTTAATTAACACTGTCTTCATCAAGGGCCCGTCCCTCTGCTGGAGACAATCGTAATGAGCACTGGAGCCTCGGCCACACTCCTGTGGAGCACATTACTTCCTCCTCCAACGGTCTCCACGGGAATCACCTGTATGCTTCCATTTCCAGCTATGCTGTAGACCAGCCTCTAGCTCTGACCAAAAGCAGCCACGACATTGGAGTGGGGGCCAGAGAGAGGTCCGTCATGAGTGGGACAGTGGAGCGGCAGCAGGTATGTCCACCTGTAACACTTATAGAGGGTACATCTGATGTTCACAGTAACAGTGCCAAACTTTAAAAGACGTATTAACAATAAGAGtgtgataaaataaatgcatgggTAAAGCATAATTCATGcttgcccacacacacaaaggttcATGAGGACCCCTGTGTGGATGTTTACTTGTCGCCCGAAATTTGTGAATGTGCTTATTACACTATGTGCTCATGTGTTAGAAAAGCACAGTGGTTCACCTTGTGGATGCCTCTCATCTTGCATCAATGTACCATATTTCCCATCCTTGATCATACTTTTGTTCAGTAGTctcattcattttcactttttgacttTCTCCTCAAATACTCTCTGGTTGTTGGTGGTCGGCATCTTGTttgtcagtgtgcatgtgtggaaaGCGTTTGTAGTATGTATAGAAGGGCATCTATGTGCAAGTCTGCaacaagaaatgtttaaataatagATTATTCTAATTGTACCTCATATAAGTCTATCTGTTGGATGTACCACTGTTCTAGCAATTCTTGATTTATCTTCAGTGCACAGTTAAAGTTATGTTTGTTGAGACACTTAAATTGTTTAACAGCTAGATTTTATTAcaagcaaaaatatttataacagGATTACACTGACCGTAAAGATAACCCACTTTCCTTTACATACTCTTTGCAAGGTTAAGGTgttcacaatgaaaatatatttcagaaaaaattCCAAACATTATAACAAGGTCAGATTTAATTAACTTCAGATGATATGGGTGTATTCAGATGTtcacatatttcattttcatttgt
The DNA window shown above is from Plectropomus leopardus isolate mb chromosome 8, YSFRI_Pleo_2.0, whole genome shotgun sequence and carries:
- the LOC121946607 gene encoding transcription cofactor vestigial-like protein 4, which translates into the protein MLFTRMDLLNSQFLDKMNNNIGRLHYDDESRTASLPTAMSNMTGPPTHCPSKRKYGEEQMDDRINCDDDHMTKMSRMFATQLARPSAGDNRNEHWSLGHTPVEHITSSSNGLHGNHLYASISSYAVDQPLALTKSSHDIGVGARERSVMSGTVERQQNRPSVITCAPASNRNCNLSHCHMNGCSPSPPTDQMKTNANTVCDPVIEEHFRRSLGKNYREAEPVSNSVSITGSVDDHFAKALGDAWLQIKAKDGGHQTPEADP